Proteins encoded in a region of the Mercenaria mercenaria strain notata chromosome 1, MADL_Memer_1, whole genome shotgun sequence genome:
- the LOC123545317 gene encoding uncharacterized protein LOC123545317, giving the protein MSDKQVKQAIERCAIDDSITTDGHELSNLDADCSGRIRKSFLLDTREAEVVKKSLASVAGSSKRCSVRRRTNKRLGRPEPEFGHDTVTYEKIRERILQERAVTNAIDALQERWGMITFMHNDCVELNEKRKTRKLRKHCIQRQFELISVGFVFVLICLLISLIIVSLNKYLL; this is encoded by the exons ATGTCAGATAAACAAGTTAAACAAGCTATCGAGAGATGTGCAATTGATGATTCAATTACTACAGATGGACATGAACTTTCCAACCTGGACGCCGACTGTTCAGGAAGAATTAGAAAGTCGTTTTTGTTGGATACCAGAGAGGCGGAAGTTGTCAAGAAGTCTTTAGCTTCGGTGGCTGGATCTTCCAAACGCTGCTCCGTTCGG AGACGAACTAACAAACGTTTAGGCAGACCAGAACCGGAATTCGGGCACGATACTGTAACGTACGAGAAAATCCGAGAACGGATTCTACAAGAACGTGCAGTGACGAACGCCATAGACGCTTTACAGGAACGCTGGGGAATGATAACATTTATGCATAATGACTGTGTGGAGCTAAATGAGAAAAGAAAGACACGAAAATTAAGAAAACATTGTATACAGCGACAGTTCGAATTAATTAGCGTTGGTTTCGTGTTTGTGCTTATATGTTTACTGATATCACTGATTATTGTTTCGCTAAACAagtatttactgtaa